CCCTGACCTGCCGACACACCTCACCGGCGGTTGCCCTCCACGTCCGCCGGCCACCCGCCGTGGCTGGCGCACCGGGGTGGGCCACCGTCGACAGGTGGGAAGATCAGGGTGGTTTCGGGGAGTGTCCATCTTCCCGCCGTCGGGGACGGTGGGCAGAATTGCGGGATGGAGCAGCCCCACGACCTCACCGTCGAGGCGCCGCGCGCCTGGGACCGTCCCGCCGTCGCCGTGCCGGTGCTCATCTGCCTGTCGTTGGTCGGTGGCCGGTTCCCGTCCTTCTCGGTCGAGGCGAACATCTGGACGCTCGGCACCGGCGGTGTGCTGATCTGGCTCGGTTTGAGCAACCGGGTACCCCGGCGGTCGGCGCCGGAGCGTCTCGAAGCCGGCGCGGTGTGGTGGACGCTGCCGGTGGTGGTGTTCGTGGTGTTCGAGGGCGCCACTTTCGCGGCCGCCGCAGGCGACGACTTCCCCACCTTCTCCCGGCTGGCCGATCCGCTGCTGGAGGACCGGCTGGTTCGCTCGGCGACCTGGCTGACGTGGCTGTCCGCGTTCTGGGGGCTGGTGCGACGGTGATGCGGGCGCTGGCGATCGGTGGTTTCCTGGCGGCGTTGGTGCTCTTCGCCGCCGTCGAGTGGGCGGCACGGCGCGAGGGATCCCGGATCCCCACCCTCGGCGAGGTCTGCGCCTACGTGATGCGTTACGAGGTGGGCTCGGTGCCGGTCGGCCGGATCGGCCTCTTCGGCTTCTGGTGGTGGCTGGGCTGGCACTTCCTGGCCCGCTGAGGGCACGTGGGCCGCGCCATGGCCGTCCAGATGCCGGGAACGCTGGGCAGCATGTGGACCTGAACGATAGCTTGGGGATTGACCGGCGCCGTCCGACGACGCTGGTCGTGGGCGGTGGGGCCGTACCCGGCGCCGCCTCCCTCCAGGGTCGGACCGACCCGGGCCGACGCCCCAGCAGCTCCGGTGACCCCGGATGAGCTGCGGGCGCACAGACTGCCCGTGCGTTCCACCGTCGTGTCGGTGGCTCGCGCCCCTGGAAGGGATCACCACCATGCCAAGCAAGCCCAAGCCCGAGACCACGGACGAGGCCCGCGAGCAGATGCGTCGCGCCCTGCAGACCTCGATGGACACCCGCCAGTGAGGTCGGTGTCGATCGGTTGACGCTCGGTCCAGGCGGCACACCGCCGGGGTCGAGCGTCAACCAACCCCCGGGCGGGTGGGTTCGGTCCGGTAAGCGATCATCGAGGTTGCGCCCCTTACCTTGGCCGTGCCAGGATCGGCCTCGATGAGCCAGCCGGTCGCCACCGCCCCCGAGAACGCGCCGCCCCGACGGATCGCGGCGCTCGCTCTGCCCGCCCTCGCGGTGCTGGCCGCCGAACCGCTCTATGTCCTGGTCGACACCGCGGTGGTGGGGCACCTGGGGCGGATCCCGCTCGCCGCGCTGGCGATCGGCGGCACCGTGCTGACCCTCATCGCCTGGCTCGGCACCGTCGTCGCGTACGGCACGACCGGCAGGTCCGCACGGCGGTTCGGTGCGGGTGACCGGTCCGCCGCGGTGGCCGAGGGGGTGCAGGCGTCCTGGCTCGCCCTCGGGGTGGGATTGTCGGTTGCCGTCGGCATGCAGGGCTTCGGCGGGGCGCTCGGGCGCGCCCTCGCCGGAGCGGACGGCGCCGTAGCCGACGCCGCCGCACAGTGGCTGCGCATCGCGGCGCTCGGCGCTCCGGGTCTGCTGCTCGCCGCCGCCGGCAACGGCTGGCTGCGCGGCATCCAGGACACCCGCCGCCCGCTGTACTTCGTGCTCGGGCCGAACCTGCTCTCCGCGCTGCTCTGCCCGCTGCTGGTCTATCCGGCCGGGCTCGGCCTGGCCGGCTCGGCGGTGGCCAACGTGGTCGCGCAGACGATCTCCGGCGGTCTCTTCGTCCGGGCGCTGGTCGCCGAAGGGGCGGCCCTGCGTCCGCGCTCCCGGGCCATCGCGCAGCAGCTCGTACTCAGTCGGGACCTGCTGATCCGCGGCCTCGCCTTCCAGCTGAGCTTCCTGTCCGCCACCGCGGTGGCGGCCCGCTTCGGCGCGGCGACCGTCGGGGCCCACCAGATCGCCCTGCAGCTGTGGTTCTTCACCGCGCTGGTGCTCGACGCGCTCGCCATCGCGGCCCAGGCGCTCGTCGGCGCCGCGCTGGGGGCCGGCGACGCCGCCGCGGCGCGCGGTCTCGCCCGCCGGATCGGCGTTCTCGGTGGGCTCTGCGGCGTGGCGTTCGCCGTGCTCATCGCCGCCGGCGCCGGCGTGGTCCCGGGATGGTTCAGCTCGGATGCGCAGGTGCGCGACCAGGCGATGGTGGCCTGGCCCTGGTTCGTGGGGATGCTGCCGCTGGCGGGAATCGTCTTCGCCCTCGACGGTGTGCTGATCGGTGCCGGGGACGTCCGCTACCTGCGCAACCTGACCATCGTGGCGGCGCTGGGTGGCTTCCTGCCGGCGATCTGGCTGGCCTACGGGCTCGATCTGGGGCTCGGCGGGATCTGGGCCGGGCTCACGCTCTTCGTCGTGCTCCGGCTGGTTGCCCTACTGCTCCGGCTGCGCTCCGGTGGCTGGGCGGTGGTCGGCGCGGTACGGGCCTGACCGGCGCCGTGGCTCTGGCCGGGTCGTGCACGGGGCGCCGGTGGCCGGGCGCGTGGCGGGCGAACTGTCCGGCGGGCGACGCGGCCGGGCACAAGGACCGTCCGGCGGTCAGGCCATCCCGAACAGGGCGTTGGCGGCCAGCACCAGCGCCAGCGCCACCAGGAAGGAGAGAACGGACGCCACCACCTTCACCGTGTTCGGGTAGCGCTGGTGGAGCCGGCGCCGCCCCTGCCACGACCACCAGCCGCGCCGGAGCGCGGCGACGCCCGGCAGCGTCAGGACCGCCGTGGCCGTCCGGTCGCCGACCGTGCGGCGCGGGGGCGGCGGGTCGAGCATCCAGTCCGGCAGGGTGGATGGTTGACGCGGTGTGCGCAGCTTCGGCGGCGAAGGCCGGTTGGCGGATGACGTGGACATCGAACCCTCCTGCGGTCCAGGACGCGCGCCGGCGCGACGGGCGGCACTGTGGACATCCTGCCAGGACGGGGCAAACATCACCGCCCGGGTTTCGCGGTGTCCCGTCGTCATGCCGAACATCGTCCCGCAACTCGGGTGACGACACACCGGTTCCGGGACGGGTTTCGGGGCTCGGCGACCTGCGGAAACAGCGGGGCCGCTGGCCGCGTGCGGGTCGTCCCGGACACCCTCGTCTCCGCGACGATGGCGGGCAGGTGCGGATGACGCCGCCGATGAATCCCTCTCGAATTATCGGTGAGCACCACCGCGGCCAGCCGCTGCCCTAACCGTCCACCAGCCGAGTCTCGCCGCGGCGTTCGGCTGGCAGACCTGGCGGCACTGGAAGCCACCGGCAGCACCGGCTATCGCGGCATCTCTCGGGCCGACCCGGCTCACTGCACTGGTGGGGCGGCGTACTCGTCACCCTCGCACTGCTACTCGGAGCCGCCGCACCCATCCTCCATCTCCTGACCGGGCGCAAGGAAACAACGGGGCCTACGGGACCCAGGTGCGTCCGGCCCCGTCGCCGCTCACGCGCGGGCTCGGTACGGTGATCCGGTGAGCGTATGGCGGCGCAAGGAGCCCGAGAAGCCGGCCGTCCAGTTCGTGAAGACAGAACTCGTGGAGGGCGGGACCTACCAGCCGGCACGCCCATTGAGCACGGCCTCCGTCCACCGCTACCCGAACGCGTCCCGTCGAGCACCCACTGCGCGTGGTGCGGCTTCTACGTCGAGCCGTTCGACGTGTCCCAGATGCCCAGCACCGCCACGACATTCGAGCTGTGGTGCACGCCGCCAGGGACAGGCTCGCGGACGTCGCGCGAGAGCAGGTCTTCGACAAGACCCAGGGGTTCGAGCTTCCGCGCCGGGTGGTGTTCTTTCAGGGCGAGCTAAACAACGAGATGAGATCAGCGACGCCTACGGCGTGATCGAGGAGGACAGCCCCGAGGTCCGCCCGTACACCACCTCGCCGGCAGTACCACTCGACCGCCGACGATCAGTGATCGTCAAAGGGTCCCGCATGGGGCGGGGGCTGCGCGGGCATCTGGCGAAATCGCCTCGGGTCGGCGCCAGTCAAACCAGTACCATCCCGCCGTGACCATCGCCACAACACCCGAACGGAAGCAGGGAAACGTCGGCAATCGGCCGGGAGGACACGGCTCCCCACGCCGCCGCGCGGCGGCACCGCGAGCGCCACCACGGCGGGGAATGTCCTGCCCGTGGCGCGGGCCAACCGGGGCGACCCGGCACGTCGTCGACCTGATACTGACGGTGATAATCTTCGATACTGTCGACCTATGCGCCAGCCTCGACAGCGAGCTCCGAAACACCCGGCAGGACCAGAGACGAACTCGGCGACGTGGGCGGTGCGCGCAGCACGGTGGTCCCCGTCAGCCCAGGCCGAATGCGCCGGCCGTGTCCGCTGACGTCCTCGCTGTCCTGCGGCTCGCGCCGCTCGCGATCGGATGGCCGAGTGCGTATCGGTTCATGCGGCGCGAGGTCGACCAGATCGTCGATGTCTTCGACGTTGGTGCGGCTGCGTGGAGTGATGCTGGCGGATATGGACGGGGGCCGATCCGAGGCCGGGGAGATGGTCTGAGAGCGCAGAGGAGGCGCTGCGTGAGCGCCGCTCGGCTCGCTGGCAGTGTTCGTGGTGGATAGGAACGTGGCGCCAAGGGGTTGGCCGCGTGCGCGGTCGGTGTCATAGAGCACCGACTGGGTGGTCCGGACAACCCAGTCGGTGATGTGGGATACGTCTTCAACGTAGCCACGGATCGTGACTGCCGCAGACGTGGCTATTCGCGGGCTTGCGTGCAGGCGCTCCTCGGTTGGTATCAGCAGGGGAGAGTCACGAGAGTGGATCTGCGGGCTTCCCGAGACGGCGAGTCGCTCTACCGGGCGTGGGGCTTTGCGCCGACGCATTCTCCGACCATGCGTCTGGTGCTACCGGCGTTGCCGTAGCCGTCGGTGGACGTCAGAGGCGGCGCTGTCGAGGCTGGCGGTGGATGGGACATGCGTACGAACGTGACCCATGCGCGCCTGGCCCGCACCGACGCCGGCGACACTTCGATCCTGCCGACCCCGCGTCGCCTGGGGGACATTTCGGTCGCTGCGCCAGTCGGGCAGCCAGGGCTTGGGTGGTTGTCGTGGGTGTCTGGTTGGTGCCGGTGTGGGGTGTGCCCGGGGGTGGGCTGGTGGTGGAATGCCGGTGGGGGTGGGGGCGTTGCACGGTGGCGACGGCCGTGGGAGTGTCCCGCTGGTGAGCGGGTGTGGGTCCGCCGGGAATGGTGGTGGGCCGCCGGTCGTTACATCTGGACCCGGCGCCGTGTGCGTGTCCCCCCGGGCGTGGCGGTGGCCGTTGGCTCTTCCTTGTTTTGCCCTTTCTTGTTTGGTGAGCGCCGGACGGTGCTTGTACCCCTGCGCCCTGACTCCCTCGGGTGTGTGTGGGTGTCGACCCCCGAATGGAGCGTCTTTCATGAACACGGTCTTCCGTCGTAGTGTCCTTGGTGTCGCTGGTCTGGCTCTGAGTACCGGTGTCGTCGCTGGTCCTCTGACGGCTGTCACCGACACCGCGCCCGCCTCCGCTGCGGCTGGGGTGGTGCGGGTGGAGAAGCCGGACGCCGGCAAGCTGGTTGCGCACGGGACGCAGGGTGAGCAGTCCCGGATCGACTTGGGTGACGAGCAGGTCGCGAATGTGAAGGCGATCGTCGCGGCGACGAAGAAGGCGGGTATGGACGAGCGGGCTGCCGTGGTCGCGGTCGCCACCGCGCTGCAGGAGTCGAAGCTGGAGAATCTGGGTCACCTGGGTGACCGTAACGACCACGACTCGCAGGGCCTGTTCCAGCAGCGTCCGTCCTCGGGTTGGGGCACGGTGGAGCAGATCACCGACCCGGAGTACTCGACTACCGCGTTCCTGAAGGGTTTGAAGCAGGTCGACGGTTGGCAGGACATGCCGTTGACCGAGGCCGCGCAGACGGTGCAGGTGTCGGCGTACCCGTTCCACTACGCCCAGTGGGAAACCCAGGCCGCTGACCTCGTCGCCGAACACTGGACCAGCTGACCCACCAAGCCACACAACCTGACCCCACAAGGGGGAAACAAGCTGCTGGCCGGCACCCGGGTTCGGGTGCCGGCCAACAGCCGTCTCTGGGTGCGGCGACAGAGTGCACTTCTACGGCACGCACTCCGTCGACATCGACGGCGCGCTCGCCCAGCTCGACGTGGACGGCTACCGGCCGCTGCGGCTGTCCGAGGTGTCCCCGCTCGGGTGATCGGGTGCGGCCGGAGCAGCGCCGCCGGCGATGTCCAGCGCCCGGTACAGCGTCGAACGGCCGACGCCGAGGTGCGCGGCGATCGCCGCCGGGCTGGAGCCGGTCCAGGGTGGCGCGCAGCTTCGGCCGCTGGCCACGGGTACTCGCCGTCTCCACCACCACCTCGCGGCAGTGCGCGCCGGCCAGGGCGTCGAGCTGCGTCCGATGGTCCTGGCCGCGGGTCGACACCCGGGCGTACCCGACGCGGATCCGGTTGTGCGGCTGCGCGGCGCCGGCCGGCGCGACGGTGGAGGCGGTGACGGCCGCTCCCGCCCGTTCTGGCAGGCTTGGCGGCCGTGAGCGCAGACGGACTGATCGTGGTCGACAAGCCCGGCGGCGTGACGTCGCACGACGTGGTGGCGCGTGTGCGGCGGCTGGCCCGGACCCGGCGGGTCGGGCACGGCGGCACGCTCGACCCGATGGCCACCGGCGTCCTCGTGATCGGCGTGGGCCGGGCCACTCGGCTGCTGACCTACGTGATCGGGGCCGGCAAGAGCTACGCCGCCACGATCCGGCTCGGCCAAACGACCGTCACCGACGACGCCGAGGGCGACGTGGTCGCGAGCACGCCCGCCGGGCTGGTCACCGACGACGCGATCCGGGCCGCCCTCGCGGCACTCACCGGCGAGGTGGACCAGGTGCCCAGCGCGGTCAGCGCAATCAAGATCGACGGACGGCGGGCGTACAAGCGGGTCCGGGAGGGGGAGAACGTCGTCCTGCCGGCGCGCCGGGTCACCATCTCCCGCCTCGCGGTGCGGGCCATCCGGCGGGACCAGCCCGACGTGGTGGACGTGGACGTCGCGGTGACCTGCTCCTCCGGCACGTATGTGCGGGCGATCGCCCGAGACCTCGGCCTCGCGCTCGGTGTTGGCGGCCACCTGACCGCGCTGCGGCGTACCGCGGTGGGCGGTTTCACGCTGGCGGAGGCCGCCGCCCTCGACGAGCTGGAGCAACGGGCGCCCGAGGTGGTCACGCTGCCGCTCGCCGCGGCCGCCGACCGGTTCTTCCCACGCCGGGAGGCCAGCGCGGCCGAGGAGCGGGTGCTCTCGCACGGTGGCCCGCTGGACTCGGTCGGGATCGACGGCCCGTACGCGGTGTTCGGCCCGACCGGCGGGTTGATCGCTATCGTCAGCGAGCA
The sequence above is a segment of the Micromonospora sp. WMMA1363 genome. Coding sequences within it:
- a CDS encoding DUF6186 family protein → MRALAIGGFLAALVLFAAVEWAARREGSRIPTLGEVCAYVMRYEVGSVPVGRIGLFGFWWWLGWHFLAR
- a CDS encoding MATE family efflux transporter, with product MSQPVATAPENAPPRRIAALALPALAVLAAEPLYVLVDTAVVGHLGRIPLAALAIGGTVLTLIAWLGTVVAYGTTGRSARRFGAGDRSAAVAEGVQASWLALGVGLSVAVGMQGFGGALGRALAGADGAVADAAAQWLRIAALGAPGLLLAAAGNGWLRGIQDTRRPLYFVLGPNLLSALLCPLLVYPAGLGLAGSAVANVVAQTISGGLFVRALVAEGAALRPRSRAIAQQLVLSRDLLIRGLAFQLSFLSATAVAARFGAATVGAHQIALQLWFFTALVLDALAIAAQALVGAALGAGDAAAARGLARRIGVLGGLCGVAFAVLIAAGAGVVPGWFSSDAQVRDQAMVAWPWFVGMLPLAGIVFALDGVLIGAGDVRYLRNLTIVAALGGFLPAIWLAYGLDLGLGGIWAGLTLFVVLRLVALLLRLRSGGWAVVGAVRA
- a CDS encoding GNAT family N-acetyltransferase; its protein translation is MGYVFNVATDRDCRRRGYSRACVQALLGWYQQGRVTRVDLRASRDGESLYRAWGFAPTHSPTMRLVLPALP
- the truB gene encoding tRNA pseudouridine(55) synthase TruB, with the translated sequence MAGLAAVSADGLIVVDKPGGVTSHDVVARVRRLARTRRVGHGGTLDPMATGVLVIGVGRATRLLTYVIGAGKSYAATIRLGQTTVTDDAEGDVVASTPAGLVTDDAIRAALAALTGEVDQVPSAVSAIKIDGRRAYKRVREGENVVLPARRVTISRLAVRAIRRDQPDVVDVDVAVTCSSGTYVRAIARDLGLALGVGGHLTALRRTAVGGFTLAEAAALDELEQRAPEVVTLPLAAAADRFFPRREASAAEERVLSHGGPLDSVGIDGPYAVFGPTGGLIAIVSEQDGRARAEIVLAPA